The following coding sequences are from one Streptomyces sp. ITFR-21 window:
- a CDS encoding A24 family peptidase, producing the protein MSLLSVAASCLIGAIVGAAVRPLVFARSVPTPARSRRGCPNCTSELLGPRRLPALPPSGRCPACGERIGPAAGSVELLGAVAFAVITVGGASGWVAAAQYWLAACGIALTMIDLAVRRLPDVLTLPAAAGTLLLLAGAAVAGEPGGIGRAVAAAALVTAVFLLLSLFAGMGLGDVKLAPAIGALLGWSSWQTVLWGTAAGFAVGAVSAVGLLLAGRGRREQVAYGPFMLVGALGVSVLIS; encoded by the coding sequence ATGTCCCTCCTCAGCGTCGCTGCTTCCTGTCTCATCGGGGCGATAGTCGGCGCAGCAGTCAGGCCGCTGGTGTTCGCCCGGTCGGTCCCCACTCCCGCGCGCTCGCGCCGCGGCTGCCCGAATTGCACCAGCGAGCTCCTCGGCCCGCGGCGGCTCCCCGCGCTGCCGCCGTCGGGGCGCTGCCCGGCGTGCGGAGAGCGGATCGGGCCGGCCGCGGGATCGGTGGAGCTGCTGGGCGCCGTGGCGTTCGCGGTGATCACCGTCGGCGGCGCGAGCGGGTGGGTGGCCGCCGCGCAGTACTGGCTCGCCGCCTGCGGAATCGCCCTCACGATGATCGACCTTGCCGTGCGGCGCCTTCCCGACGTCCTGACTCTTCCGGCTGCTGCCGGGACGCTCCTGCTTCTCGCGGGAGCCGCTGTGGCGGGCGAGCCCGGCGGGATCGGCCGCGCGGTTGCCGCGGCAGCCCTCGTCACCGCGGTCTTCCTTCTCCTGTCGCTGTTCGCGGGCATGGGCCTGGGAGATGTGAAGTTGGCTCCCGCCATCGGCGCGCTTCTAGGCTGGAGCAGCTGGCAGACGGTCTTGTGGGGAACCGCCGCGGGCTTCGCCGTCGGCGCTGTGTCCGCCGTGGGACTGCTGCTGGCGGGGCGGGGCCGGCGCGAGCAGGTCGCCTATGGTCCGTTCATGCTGGTCGGGGCGTTGGGCGTGTCCGTACTCATCTCCTGA